A genome region from Acinetobacter lwoffii includes the following:
- the argG gene encoding argininosuccinate synthase, translating to MSDNATILQNVPVGKKVGIAFSGGLDTSAALLWMKQKGAEPYAYTANLGQPDEDDYDAIPKKAEAYGAVKARLIDCRLQLALEGIAAIQCGAFHISTGGMPYFNTTPLGRAVTGTMLVTAMKEDDVNIWGDGSTYKGNDIERFYRYGLLTNPALKIYKPWLDQTFIDELGGRAEMSQFLIDNGFDYKMSKEKAYSTDSNMLGATHEAKDLEYLNAGIKIVEPIMGVAFWKDDVEVKAEEVSITFEEGFPVAINGQRIEDPVEFILEANRIGGRHGLGMSDQIENRIIEAKSRGIYEAPGMALLHIAYERLVTGIHNEDTIEQYRINGLRLGRLLYQGRWFDSQALMLRETAQRWVAKAVTGTVTIELRRGNDYTIMNTESPNLTYEAERLTMEKGDSMFSPMDRIGQLTMRNLDITDTRAKLGIYTETGLLAVGSASAVPQLKDKN from the coding sequence ATGTCTGATAATGCAACTATCTTGCAGAATGTCCCAGTAGGTAAAAAAGTTGGTATTGCCTTCTCTGGTGGTCTAGATACTTCTGCTGCTCTTTTGTGGATGAAACAAAAAGGCGCTGAACCTTATGCTTACACAGCTAACTTGGGTCAGCCAGACGAAGACGATTACGATGCGATTCCAAAAAAAGCTGAAGCTTATGGCGCAGTAAAAGCACGTTTAATCGACTGCCGTTTACAGCTTGCATTAGAAGGTATTGCTGCAATTCAATGTGGCGCGTTCCATATTTCTACAGGTGGTATGCCTTATTTCAACACGACGCCATTGGGTCGTGCAGTAACTGGCACCATGCTGGTAACTGCCATGAAAGAAGATGATGTTAACATCTGGGGTGACGGTTCGACTTATAAAGGCAACGACATTGAACGTTTCTACCGTTATGGCTTGTTGACCAATCCTGCGCTTAAAATTTACAAGCCTTGGTTAGACCAAACTTTCATTGACGAGCTGGGCGGCCGTGCGGAAATGTCACAGTTCCTGATCGACAATGGCTTTGACTATAAAATGTCAAAAGAAAAAGCCTATTCAACTGACTCAAACATGCTGGGTGCGACACACGAAGCCAAAGATCTTGAATACCTGAATGCAGGCATCAAAATCGTTGAGCCAATCATGGGCGTTGCATTCTGGAAAGATGACGTAGAAGTAAAAGCTGAAGAAGTATCGATTACTTTTGAAGAAGGCTTCCCGGTTGCCATCAACGGTCAACGCATTGAAGATCCAGTTGAGTTCATTCTTGAAGCGAACCGCATCGGTGGCCGTCACGGTCTAGGTATGTCGGATCAAATCGAAAACCGGATCATCGAAGCGAAATCTCGCGGTATCTATGAAGCTCCGGGTATGGCGCTGCTTCACATTGCTTATGAGCGTCTGGTAACGGGTATTCATAACGAAGATACGATTGAACAATACCGCATTAACGGTTTACGTTTAGGTCGTTTGCTGTACCAAGGTCGCTGGTTCGATTCTCAAGCGCTTATGCTACGTGAAACTGCACAGCGTTGGGTCGCTAAAGCAGTTACCGGTACTGTAACGATCGAACTGCGTCGTGGTAATGACTACACCATTATGAATACTGAATCTCCGAACCTCACTTATGAAGCTGAGCGTTTGACTATGGAGAAAGGTGATTCTATGTTCTCGCCGATGGATCGTATTGGTCAGTTGACCATGCGTAACCTGGATATCACGGATACTCGTGCGAAACTGGGCATCTATACAGAGACTGGTTTATTGGCAGTTGGTTCAGCATCTGCAGTGCCACAACTAAAAGACAAAAACTAA
- a CDS encoding GGDEF domain-containing protein, producing the protein MEYKYNLAKLQDDKEDIEQLITRQSQRVGPVFPQNLEQEFWTKNLERARKHVEKYVWAGVLAYFLFLVVMIPTDYWSISKEYFVHDFVLCMLGLLNGGVSLIIFYMFSCLPKIKRFFPQASMLLVFWVQVSISCITMSIKTDALQHQSMAIVTIVYILGYVLTGIKPIQMLVTGLFAAATTILVLFSLSVEFNPMVFGRILIGGCLLGYVISHMIFARERVIFLYSIRARISEQIQRIHTNELLHLSQYDELTKISNRRTFDETLQVHFERAHREETALAILFIDVDFFKNYNDFYGHQKGDDVISTIAKTIKNAIRHMDFVARYGGEEFVVLLPETDAHGAYAVASNIFKAIDRLEIPHEKSSVAKHITISLGITVYRGEDDIDKDALLGIADQALYRAKQLGRNQIYYQSIRSVNSDIANG; encoded by the coding sequence ATGGAATACAAGTACAATCTAGCGAAATTGCAAGATGATAAAGAAGACATAGAACAACTGATTACACGGCAAAGCCAGCGTGTAGGCCCGGTCTTCCCTCAAAATCTGGAACAAGAATTCTGGACCAAAAATCTGGAACGCGCCCGCAAACATGTCGAAAAATATGTGTGGGCTGGAGTACTAGCCTATTTCCTTTTTTTGGTGGTGATGATTCCCACAGATTACTGGAGCATCAGCAAAGAATATTTCGTACATGATTTTGTCCTGTGTATGTTGGGCTTGCTCAATGGCGGCGTGTCGCTAATTATCTTTTATATGTTCTCGTGCTTACCCAAGATCAAGCGCTTTTTTCCTCAGGCTTCGATGCTGTTGGTATTCTGGGTACAGGTGTCAATTTCATGTATCACCATGTCGATTAAAACTGATGCCTTGCAGCATCAATCCATGGCGATAGTCACGATCGTATATATCCTGGGTTATGTTCTGACCGGTATTAAGCCGATTCAGATGCTGGTCACCGGATTATTCGCTGCGGCAACTACTATTCTTGTATTGTTTAGCCTTTCAGTTGAATTTAATCCTATGGTTTTTGGACGGATTTTAATTGGAGGTTGCTTGCTGGGTTATGTGATTAGCCATATGATTTTTGCCCGTGAACGTGTGATATTTCTCTATAGCATTCGCGCCAGAATCAGTGAGCAGATCCAGCGTATCCATACCAACGAATTATTACATTTGAGTCAGTACGATGAGCTGACCAAGATTTCCAATCGACGGACTTTTGATGAGACGCTGCAAGTCCATTTCGAACGTGCACATCGTGAAGAAACGGCATTGGCAATTCTGTTTATCGATGTAGATTTCTTTAAAAATTACAACGATTTTTATGGGCATCAGAAAGGTGATGATGTCATTTCGACTATTGCCAAAACCATCAAAAATGCGATCCGTCATATGGACTTTGTCGCGCGTTATGGCGGGGAAGAGTTTGTGGTGCTCTTGCCAGAAACGGATGCACATGGTGCTTATGCAGTGGCTTCAAATATTTTTAAGGCGATTGATCGTCTGGAAATTCCACATGAAAAATCCTCGGTTGCGAAACATATCACCATCAGTTTAGGCATTACCGTCTATCGTGGTGAAGATGATATTGATAAAGACGCCTTATTGGGAATCGCGGATCAGGCGCTATATCGTGCCAAACAGCTTGGACGCAACCAGATTTATTATCAGTCCATTCGTTCAGTCAATTCAGATATCGCAAATGGTTAG